A single genomic interval of Helianthus annuus cultivar XRQ/B chromosome 13, HanXRQr2.0-SUNRISE, whole genome shotgun sequence harbors:
- the LOC118485605 gene encoding diacylglycerol kinase 4-like, protein MLSPSRYLSWKLLISMPSGENSDTPHSLKQTEEVVLDQDVEIQGKLAEKVSCYQGVFYNYFSIGIDAQVAYGFHHLRNEKPYLAQGPISNKRVTCGFLKSSAIL, encoded by the exons ATGTTAAGCCCGTCAAGGTACTTAAG TTGGAAACTTCTAATATCAATGCCATCGGGTGAAAATTCGGATACACCTCATTCTTTGAAGCAAACAGAGGAGGTTGTTCTTGATCAG GATGTAGAAATTCAAGGGAAGTTAGCTGAGAAAGTTTCATGCTATCAAGGAGTGTTCTATAATTATTTCAGCATAG GAATTGATGCTCAAGTGGCTTATGGTTTCCATCATTTAAGGAACGAGAAACCTTACCTTGCTCAAGGTCCCATTTCAAACAAG AGGGTTACTTGCGGGTTTCTTAAGTCATCTGCTATATTATAA